From Syntrophales bacterium:
CAGGATGCATTAGAAATCTTGAACACAAAGAAGAACATGAGGGTTCTGGAAATTTCGCCTTCACGTGAAAAACACTCTGCAGGTTACGATTTCAGGAGAGTAGTTGGGGGACTCCTCATTCAGGACAGGAATATCGAAGAGACGGACATCAGGGCGGCAAAGGTTGTTACCAAAAGAGCGCCCACCGAAGAGGAATATCAGGGGCTCGACTTCGCCTGGAGAGTGGTAAAGCATGTGAAATCTAATGCCATTGTATATACTAAAAGAGATCAGTTGGTAGGCGTGGGGGCTGGACAGATGAGCCGTGTCGATTCTGTAAAGATCGCCTCAATGAAGGCAATTCTGTCCACCAAGGGAACAGTTCTCGCTTCCGATGCCTTCTTCCCCTTCAGGGATGGAGTTGATATGGCTGCTGAGGCAGGCGTAACGGCTATCGTGCAACCGGGTGGATCAATACGAGACGAGGAATCGATAAAAGCGGCTGATGAACACGGAATTGCCATGATTTTTACCGGAACAAGGCATTTTAGACATTAAGGAAATAGTTTCGAGTTTCGGGTTTCGAGTTCAAAGTCATACCTTGTAGGTTGGGTTGTCGAAGATCCGCCTCTGGCGGGAGGTACGAAACCCAACACAATATGTAGGGGCCGATGCCCTCATCGGCCAAATTGGCTATTCGGTCTGTTCGGGGAACAGGCCCTACTTTCTGAAAAGCTGTCAGCTTTCAGTTTTACTATTCATGGGGTTATTTGTGAAAAAGAGTTCCGAGATATCGGTCAGCGTTGTTATGGGAAGTGATTCTGACTTTCCCATTATGGAAGAAGCCATAAAGACTCTCAAAGAATTTGATGTTTTACACGAGGTTTTCCTTACATCGGCCCACCGTTCACCTGAACGGACTTCTACATTCGCCAGGGAAGCTGCCGGACGTGGGATCAGAGTCATAATCGTTGGCGCCGGGGCGGCGGCACATCTGGCTGGTGTTATTGCATCACAGACGCACCTGCCGGTAATTGGAGTTCCGATTGATTCCACTTCCCTCAGGGGGTTTGATGCCCTCCTCTCCACGGTACAGATGCCAGGTGGAATACCGGTTGCCACAATGGCCATAGGCAAAGCCGGAGCCACAAATGCAGCCATCATGGCCATAAGAATACTCGCCCTGCAGGATGACGGTCTCCGCAGAAAATTGAAGGACTATTTCGTCAATATGGCTGAAGAGATCAAAGAGAAGCAGGAAAACCTGAATGCCGGATAAATTAAGTGCCTAAAGTTTAAAGTGACTAAAGTGAACTAAAGTTAAGGCATGCGCTTTAAAGCGCAGTTAATATAGATAACCTTTCTTTACCTTAACTTTAGGCATCTTAGCTCACTTTAGTTCACTTCACACTTTTAACTAAATGCCGATAATACTAAGAATTGATCCCAAAAACCCCGATAAATCCTTAATAGTTGCAGCCGTAGAAATTTTAAAAAAAGGTGGAGTTATTGCTTATCCCACTGAGACTTTCTATGGACTTGGTGCAGATGCTAAAAATGTTGAAGCTGTTGAGAAAATCTACGATATCAAGGGACGGGATTACAAAGATCCTGTTTCCATTATTATAGGAGACAAGCAGGATTTAACCGGATTTGCAGAAGATGTACCTGAAGTCAGCCGAAGGCTTATGGAAAAGTTCTGGCCTGGAGGACTTACCCTTGTATTTAAGGCCTCTTCCAATATCTCGCCGAGGTTGACCGGAGGAACGGGAAAAATCGGCATACGTCTCTCCAGTAATATAATTGCCTCTCATCTGTCAAAGACATTATCCGGCCCTATTACTGCCACCAGTGCTAACCTCTCCGGTGCAAAGGAATGTTCCTCAGCCGATGAAGTAATTAATTGTTTTAAAGATAAGATCGATATGGTGGTTGACGGTGGTCAGACACCGGGCGGATTGGGATCGACGATCGTGGATGTAACAACCGATCCACCGACTATCTTGCGACAGGGTATCATCCCTCCGTCGCTTCTACGCTACACACTTCGGAAAATTTAATCAAAAATTACCTGTTCAACAATGAACTCCACGGCTTCTTTGGGAGGATTGGTAAATACTATCATAAAAGGAATTTCTCCCTCAGGGGCTATATTGTCATTGGAAATATCACTCCCGATCTGAATGGATAACTCTTCTGCGATCTCTTTCCCGGTCAAATGTCCTAATTCTTCATCGGTAAGAAGATTGCCGCAGTAGAATTCCACCTCATCTAAAACTTCTTTGGCCGCATTTAATATTTTTCCACGCACTTTCACCTTGGAAATAGAATGTTCATATTTATTAACAACAGTGCCCTGTATTACAAGAATATCCCCTAATATAAAGTTTTTTATGAGGCGCTCCTTAACATCTACAAAATTAACACTTCCTACCTTTACATCGATGCTTTTATCCTTCTTTTCCGGCGTATCTGTTGACATATAACGTGAAACTTGATCCAGCACCTCTTTCCCCATCTGAGGAAAGAGATACATATAAACACCCCCCAGC
This genomic window contains:
- a CDS encoding L-threonylcarbamoyladenylate synthase produces the protein MPIILRIDPKNPDKSLIVAAVEILKKGGVIAYPTETFYGLGADAKNVEAVEKIYDIKGRDYKDPVSIIIGDKQDLTGFAEDVPEVSRRLMEKFWPGGLTLVFKASSNISPRLTGGTGKIGIRLSSNIIASHLSKTLSGPITATSANLSGAKECSSADEVINCFKDKIDMVVDGGQTPGGLGSTIVDVTTDPPTILRQGIIPPSLLRYTLRKI
- a CDS encoding DUF3426 domain-containing protein; this translates as MIIECEKCGTKYRFDESLIVGEGARVRCSRCKNVFFQENPSRERVAPPVEVMEEKESSRAEIEEETAEQEIEKEFPDFDDLLEEKEPVDIEIEETAEQEIEKEFPDFDDLLEEKELVDTEMEGDKEREKTKKHLWAPGKVLAYIVIVILVLGGVYMYLFPQMGKEVLDQVSRYMSTDTPEKKDKSIDVKVGSVNFVDVKERLIKNFILGDILVIQGTVVNKYEHSISKVKVRGKILNAAKEVLDEVEFYCGNLLTDEELGHLTGKEIAEELSIQIGSDISNDNIAPEGEIPFMIVFTNPPKEAVEFIVEQVIFD
- the purE gene encoding 5-(carboxyamino)imidazole ribonucleotide mutase; translated protein: MGSDSDFPIMEEAIKTLKEFDVLHEVFLTSAHRSPERTSTFAREAAGRGIRVIIVGAGAAAHLAGVIASQTHLPVIGVPIDSTSLRGFDALLSTVQMPGGIPVATMAIGKAGATNAAIMAIRILALQDDGLRRKLKDYFVNMAEEIKEKQENLNAG